One segment of Balaenoptera ricei isolate mBalRic1 chromosome 8, mBalRic1.hap2, whole genome shotgun sequence DNA contains the following:
- the LOC132369650 gene encoding NADH dehydrogenase [ubiquinone] 1 alpha subcomplex subunit 1-like, with product MWFEIHSGIAIMAMCLFILRKATVRIHRFTNRLKEKMVAHYSCQWNLMERDRCISGVNRYYVLKGLENID from the coding sequence ATGTGGTTCGAGATTCACTCTGGGATCGCCATCATGGCCATGTGCTTGTTCATCCTGCGAAAGGCCACTGTGCGCATCCACAGGTTCACTAACAGGCTCAAGGAAAAAATGGTTGCCCATTATTCGTGTCAGTGGAACTTGATGGAAAGAGATAGGTGCATCTCTGGAGTTAATCGTTACTATGTGTTAAAGGGTTTGGAGAACATTGATTAA